The Globicephala melas chromosome X, mGloMel1.2, whole genome shotgun sequence genome window below encodes:
- the LOC115846514 gene encoding melanoma-associated antigen B10-like — protein sequence MDEKVVILVYYLLYKHQMKEPITKADMLRNIIQIYRNHFLEILKRASEHLEMIFGLDLKEVDPYWHIYVPVNKPEPSYDANLSDDKEVPKTGLLMAVLGVILTKGTCATEEQVWQILNGMGLYEGRKHFIFGEPRKLITKDLVRERYLEYRQVPNSDPLCYEFLWGPRAHTETGKMKVLEFVAKIHDTVPRAFPSWYEGALRDEGERARARAAARAGTAALASVRSRAIASSSSHPNRV from the coding sequence ATGGATGAGAAGGTGGTTATACTGGTGTACTACCTGTTGTACAAGCATCAAATGAAAGAGCCTATTACCAAGGCAGATATGCTGAGAAATATAATCCAGATTTATAGGAATCACTTCCTTGAGATCCTCAAGAGAGCTTCTGAGCACCTGGAAATGATCTTTGGCCTTGACCTGAAGGAAGTGGATCCCTACTGGCACATCTATGTCCCTGTCAACAAGCCAGAACCAAGCTATGATGCAAACCTGAGCGATGATAAAGAGGTTCCCAAGACAGGCCTGTTGATGGCTGTTCTGGGTGTGATCTTGACTAAGGGCACTTGTGCCACTGAGGAGCAAGTCTGGCAAATATTGAATGGGATGGGGTTATATGAGGGGAGGAAGCACTTCATTTTTGGGGAGCCCAGGAAGCTTATCACCAAAGATTTAGTGCGGGAAAGGTACCTGGAGTACCGCCAGGTGCCCAACAGCGATCCTCTGTGCTATGAGTTTCTGTGGGGCCCAAGAGCCCACACTGAAACCGGGAAGATGAAAGTGCTGGAGTTTGTGGCCAAGATCCATGATACGGTCCCCAGGGCCTTCCCATCCTGGTATGAAGGGGCTTTGAGAGATGAGGGAGAGAGAGCCCGAGCCAGGGCTGCAGCCAGGGCTGGCACTGCTGCCCTGGCCAGCGTGCGCTCCAGGGCCATAGCCAGCAGCTCCTCCCACCCCAATAGAGTCTGA